Proteins encoded by one window of Silvibacterium dinghuense:
- a CDS encoding ornithine cyclodeaminase family protein: MLVLSESQIRPHLRYETLLPALEAALVRLSTGQIRQPVRTLLPVAEHHGLMGLMPAVDGDLMGLKMVTVYEHNHHLPTHQAVIQLFRASTGEPLAVMNGRLITEMRTAAVSAIAARLFSRAVPGVVAILGSGVQARAHLEAIRQVREVREVRIWSRTLEHAVRFAAECGGRAMSAEEAVRGADIVFGVANLSEPLIRGAWLGAETFVAAVGAIGPAKRELDDEAMRAPVVVESREAALRESGDILSSGAPIYAELGEILAGTVARPARSRVVYKSLGVAAEDLAAARLVYEALA, encoded by the coding sequence ATGCTTGTCCTGTCGGAATCCCAGATTCGACCGCATCTGCGCTACGAAACTCTTTTACCAGCGCTGGAAGCAGCCCTTGTCCGGCTTTCTACGGGACAGATTCGCCAACCGGTACGAACGCTCCTGCCCGTTGCAGAGCACCATGGGCTGATGGGGCTCATGCCCGCAGTAGACGGCGACCTGATGGGGCTCAAGATGGTTACCGTGTACGAGCACAATCATCACCTGCCGACACATCAGGCGGTGATTCAGCTCTTCCGCGCATCGACGGGAGAGCCTCTGGCGGTAATGAACGGGCGCCTGATCACGGAGATGCGCACGGCCGCAGTTTCTGCCATCGCAGCGCGTCTCTTTAGCCGCGCGGTGCCGGGTGTGGTTGCGATTCTCGGGTCCGGTGTGCAGGCGCGCGCACACCTGGAGGCGATCCGGCAGGTGCGTGAAGTGCGGGAGGTGCGCATTTGGAGCCGGACTCTGGAACATGCCGTTCGCTTTGCGGCAGAGTGCGGTGGCCGGGCTATGAGCGCGGAAGAGGCTGTGCGTGGTGCAGATATCGTCTTCGGTGTTGCGAATCTCTCGGAGCCACTCATCCGCGGTGCATGGCTGGGCGCGGAGACATTTGTCGCTGCGGTGGGGGCCATCGGTCCGGCAAAGCGGGAGCTCGACGATGAGGCTATGCGGGCGCCGGTCGTGGTGGAGTCGCGCGAGGCTGCTCTCAGGGAATCCGGTGACATTCTCAGCTCTGGCGCACCGATCTATGCAGAGCTGGGAGAGATTCTGGCGGGGACGGTTGCCAGGCCTGCGAGAAGCCGCGTGGTGTACAAGTCGCTCGGTGTCGCGGCAGAAGACCTTGCCGCGGCACGGTTGGTGTATGAGGCGCTCGCTTAG
- a CDS encoding EAL domain-containing protein, whose amino-acid sequence MKLPYLFRPDLIALSVLLTMVSSYTAFGFIDILSTTTGRRRHLWLVASAAAMGFGIWSMHFLGVQAFLPHESATYSIPLVLVSLGGAVFTALTALFAVVRRTQTPLVQLTGALLMAGGIFTMHIAGVAAIQASPAVSFHPTAALLTALVTIVGCGVGIKLAAHSQTDRGKALLSRSIGAVFAGLGMAGLLFLCLVTVSLPAQFAPLLQPWMGSADSLSVVGVAGVTALIAAAALLSTSMDRYLDKEARIKTAMIAQLQKSNALREAIVDSALLAIISTDSNGVIRSVNRAAVQMLGYTAEEMVGGMSILQFHDPAEVEEQAIRLSVQLQRGIPADFEAITTLTGDQLLDEREWTYRCCDGHTVPVRLSVSPLQTGNQQSGDMPGDHGFLVIAQDITAQKNAEQTMRRMALYDPLTGLPNRTLLEEQIMRSLALAGRHRLQVSLAVIDLDRFKQINDSLGRLAGDEVLLVLARRLEEAVRTSDMVVRLGSDEFVVLMPGIVHPRQSQDVMQRVLQALSEPIFLEGQELYVTPSIGISAFPNDGHDLNTLLRKADRAMYKAKSRGRNAVAVFSSEIESEPSSLLAMDSALRRAIKRNEFFLVYQPIFHIATGNVVGVEALIRWQQPDGSVLSPVEFIPLAEETGLIFKIGEWVLRTACAKIGMFSRAARGPLRMAVNISPYQFRDPQLLSCVKDTMESTGIEPAQLELEITEGVLLDDSSEAEETIHRLRALGVQIAMDDFGTGYSSLGYLKRFPIDRLKIDRSFVTGMESTRNDQTLTEAVIKMGHSLNAQVTAEGVETALQWQYLHEQGCDDAQGFHLARPMRAEQLLEFLLDRAARAGEQEATGILAHLPIAGFDVN is encoded by the coding sequence ATGAAGCTTCCGTACCTCTTCAGACCGGACCTGATCGCACTCTCCGTGCTTCTGACCATGGTCTCTTCCTATACGGCCTTTGGCTTCATCGACATCCTTTCGACGACCACGGGACGGCGCCGTCATCTCTGGCTGGTAGCCAGTGCCGCCGCCATGGGCTTCGGCATCTGGTCGATGCACTTTCTCGGCGTGCAGGCCTTTCTTCCTCACGAATCCGCCACGTATTCCATCCCGCTGGTGCTCGTCTCGCTGGGCGGCGCGGTGTTTACCGCTCTTACGGCGCTCTTCGCCGTCGTCCGCAGAACACAAACACCCTTGGTTCAGCTGACCGGCGCCCTGCTCATGGCCGGCGGCATCTTCACGATGCACATCGCCGGCGTAGCGGCCATTCAGGCTTCCCCCGCAGTGTCCTTTCATCCGACCGCGGCCCTGCTTACGGCTCTGGTTACGATTGTCGGCTGTGGAGTGGGCATCAAGCTGGCCGCGCATTCCCAGACGGATCGGGGGAAAGCTCTCCTTTCAAGGAGCATCGGCGCCGTCTTTGCCGGGCTGGGCATGGCTGGCCTGCTTTTCCTGTGCCTGGTCACTGTGTCCCTGCCTGCGCAGTTTGCGCCCCTGCTCCAGCCCTGGATGGGAAGCGCCGACTCACTGAGTGTCGTCGGAGTGGCCGGAGTGACAGCGCTGATCGCTGCCGCTGCCCTGCTCTCTACCTCGATGGACCGGTACCTGGACAAGGAAGCCCGGATCAAGACGGCGATGATCGCCCAGCTGCAAAAGTCGAATGCGCTGCGTGAGGCAATCGTAGACAGCGCTCTGCTGGCCATCATCTCCACCGACTCCAACGGCGTCATCCGTTCCGTCAACCGCGCTGCCGTGCAGATGCTGGGTTATACCGCGGAAGAGATGGTCGGCGGTATGTCCATCCTGCAGTTTCACGATCCTGCCGAGGTGGAAGAGCAGGCCATCCGGCTCAGCGTGCAGTTGCAGCGCGGCATTCCTGCGGATTTCGAAGCGATCACCACACTCACCGGCGACCAGCTGCTGGACGAACGGGAGTGGACCTACCGGTGCTGCGACGGTCACACCGTACCGGTGCGTCTCTCGGTGAGCCCTCTGCAAACCGGCAATCAGCAGAGCGGCGACATGCCCGGCGATCATGGATTTCTCGTCATTGCCCAGGACATTACCGCCCAGAAAAATGCGGAGCAGACCATGCGGCGCATGGCGCTGTACGATCCGCTCACCGGACTGCCCAATCGCACGCTCCTCGAAGAACAGATCATGCGCTCGCTGGCCCTGGCCGGACGCCATCGGCTCCAGGTCTCGCTGGCGGTGATCGATCTGGACCGCTTCAAGCAGATCAACGACTCCCTGGGACGACTGGCCGGCGATGAGGTGCTTCTCGTGCTGGCCCGGAGGCTGGAAGAGGCCGTCCGGACATCGGACATGGTCGTACGCCTGGGCAGCGATGAATTTGTGGTCCTGATGCCCGGCATCGTACACCCCCGCCAGTCACAGGACGTAATGCAGCGCGTACTGCAAGCCCTGTCGGAGCCGATCTTCCTCGAAGGTCAGGAGCTCTACGTCACACCCAGCATCGGCATCAGTGCCTTCCCGAATGACGGGCACGATCTGAACACCCTGCTGCGCAAGGCAGACCGCGCCATGTACAAGGCCAAGTCCAGGGGCCGGAACGCCGTTGCCGTCTTTTCCAGCGAGATCGAAAGTGAGCCGTCCAGCCTGCTGGCCATGGACAGCGCACTGCGGCGTGCGATCAAGCGCAATGAATTCTTCCTCGTCTACCAGCCGATCTTCCACATCGCTACCGGCAATGTCGTCGGCGTGGAAGCCTTGATCCGCTGGCAGCAGCCGGACGGCTCGGTGCTCTCTCCGGTTGAATTTATCCCTCTGGCCGAAGAAACCGGGCTCATCTTCAAGATTGGCGAATGGGTGCTGCGCACCGCATGCGCAAAGATTGGGATGTTCTCGCGGGCAGCCCGCGGCCCGCTGCGGATGGCGGTCAATATCTCGCCCTATCAGTTCCGTGATCCTCAACTGCTGAGCTGTGTGAAGGACACGATGGAGTCTACGGGCATCGAACCGGCTCAGCTCGAGCTGGAGATCACCGAAGGCGTGCTCCTCGATGACAGCAGCGAGGCGGAAGAGACCATTCACAGGCTGCGCGCACTGGGTGTGCAGATTGCCATGGACGACTTCGGCACCGGCTATTCCAGCCTTGGCTATCTGAAGCGCTTCCCTATCGATCGCCTGAAGATCGACCGCTCTTTCGTGACCGGAATGGAAAGCACGCGGAATGACCAGACGCTCACCGAAGCGGTGATCAAGATGGGACACAGCCTGAATGCGCAGGTAACCGCCGAAGGCGTTGAAACAGCGCTTCAGTGGCAGTATCTGCACGAGCAGGGATGCGACGACGCGCAGGGCTTCCACCTCGCCCGGCCGATGCGGGCCGAACAGCTGCTGGAGTTTTTGCTGGACCGGGCTGCACGTGCAGGGGAACAGGAAGCAACCGGCATTCTGGCGCACCTTCCAATCGCCGGCTTTGATGTAAACTAA
- a CDS encoding prolipoprotein diacylglyceryl transferase: MYPFIHIGRFSIGTFGILLWLAAVCACLVLHRNFRRWKINADAIGIVALCTVAGVIGSKLWHVLQEPHELMAHPLATIFDRAGFAWFGGLVVGILALMWQGRSYGIGRLAMLDLATSCAAVGYGVGRIGCLVSGDGDYGKPTTLPWGMGFPNGLVPTPAGVRVHPTPIYELIAALFIAWLLWRRGAPERPKPIGQLTGEYLILTGIARFLVEFIRINPPIYWGLTNAQMASIGSVVAGAALVLWARRRDVFLHIGSEVETAPAVTP; this comes from the coding sequence ATGTATCCCTTTATTCATATCGGCCGATTCAGCATCGGCACCTTCGGAATTCTGCTCTGGCTGGCGGCGGTCTGCGCCTGCCTCGTGCTCCACCGTAACTTCCGCCGCTGGAAGATCAATGCCGATGCGATCGGGATCGTGGCGCTGTGCACGGTGGCCGGCGTAATCGGTTCCAAGCTCTGGCATGTGCTGCAGGAGCCGCATGAGCTCATGGCTCATCCGCTGGCGACGATCTTTGACCGCGCCGGATTCGCCTGGTTCGGCGGCCTTGTCGTCGGGATACTGGCTCTCATGTGGCAGGGGCGCAGCTATGGCATCGGCAGGCTGGCGATGCTCGATCTGGCTACGTCATGCGCCGCGGTGGGTTATGGCGTGGGCCGCATCGGCTGCCTGGTCTCCGGCGACGGCGACTATGGCAAGCCCACAACGCTGCCCTGGGGCATGGGTTTCCCCAATGGGCTGGTTCCTACGCCGGCCGGAGTGCGGGTTCATCCCACGCCGATCTATGAGCTGATTGCTGCGCTCTTCATTGCGTGGCTTCTGTGGCGCCGTGGCGCTCCCGAGCGTCCGAAGCCGATCGGGCAGCTTACGGGTGAATACCTGATCCTGACCGGCATCGCCCGCTTCCTGGTCGAGTTCATCCGCATCAATCCGCCGATCTACTGGGGGCTGACGAATGCGCAGATGGCCAGCATCGGTTCGGTCGTAGCCGGAGCCGCGCTCGTGCTCTGGGCGCGCCGCAGGGATGTATTCCTGCACATTGGCTCAGAGGTGGAGACGGCTCCTGCGGTGACTCCTTAG
- the hpt gene encoding hypoxanthine phosphoribosyltransferase: MSSTLIHKDFPVLFSEEQIHQRIAEIGKQIDADYAGKSVVLIGVLKGAAIFLSDLARAITVQCTFDFVAVSSYGKGQRTSGAVKLIKDLDQPIEGKHIIVVEDILDTGLTLNFLRSLFGQHRPASLRIAALLDKPSRRLEQIEADYVGFKIPNHFVIGYGMDYAERFRNVPDIRLMPPDYPELH; encoded by the coding sequence GTGAGCTCGACCTTGATCCACAAGGATTTTCCTGTCCTGTTCAGCGAAGAACAGATCCACCAGCGCATCGCTGAAATCGGTAAACAGATCGATGCCGATTACGCGGGCAAGAGTGTCGTGCTGATCGGCGTCCTGAAAGGCGCAGCCATCTTTCTCTCCGATCTCGCCCGGGCCATCACCGTGCAATGCACCTTCGACTTCGTCGCAGTCTCGAGCTATGGCAAGGGACAGCGCACCAGCGGCGCGGTCAAGCTCATCAAAGACCTCGACCAGCCGATCGAAGGCAAGCACATCATCGTCGTCGAGGACATCCTGGACACAGGACTGACGCTGAACTTTCTGCGTAGTCTTTTTGGACAGCACCGCCCAGCCAGCCTGCGCATCGCAGCGCTTCTCGATAAGCCCTCGCGCCGCCTCGAACAGATCGAGGCCGACTATGTCGGATTCAAGATTCCGAATCACTTTGTCATCGGCTACGGCATGGATTACGCCGAACGCTTCCGCAACGTGCCCGATATCCGGCTGATGCCCCCAGACTATCCCGAACTGCACTAA
- the deoC gene encoding deoxyribose-phosphate aldolase, whose protein sequence is MSTSTLASQQLESGEFPSYDAEAFARQALSSPAALAAVIDHTLLKPEATREQALKLAREAAEFRFACAMVNPVWTGLVAAELAGTGIPVGVVVGFPLGANLTSTKREETSALLRLGAKEIDMVLSIGLLKSGETTRVARDIEAVVEVSHDAGAIVKVILETCLLTTEEKILASEIACAAGVDFLKTSTGFSTSGATAQDVALLRGVAGSRCGVKASGGIRTLADARTMLEAGANRIGASASVAIVQALTSQAI, encoded by the coding sequence ATGTCCACCTCTACCCTCGCATCCCAGCAACTGGAATCCGGTGAATTTCCTTCTTATGACGCCGAGGCCTTTGCCCGGCAGGCATTGAGCAGCCCGGCCGCACTGGCTGCGGTCATCGACCACACCCTGCTCAAGCCCGAAGCCACGCGCGAGCAGGCTCTGAAGCTCGCCCGCGAAGCCGCCGAATTTCGCTTCGCCTGCGCCATGGTGAATCCGGTCTGGACAGGACTGGTAGCCGCTGAACTTGCCGGAACTGGTATCCCCGTAGGCGTGGTGGTCGGCTTTCCTCTCGGTGCGAACCTGACCAGCACCAAGCGCGAAGAGACGTCCGCCCTGCTGCGGCTCGGCGCGAAGGAAATCGACATGGTACTGAGCATCGGACTGTTGAAGTCCGGCGAGACGACACGGGTCGCACGCGATATCGAAGCTGTCGTCGAAGTCAGCCATGATGCCGGCGCCATCGTGAAGGTCATCCTCGAAACCTGCCTGCTGACCACCGAAGAAAAGATTCTCGCCTCTGAGATTGCCTGCGCGGCCGGTGTGGATTTCCTCAAGACCAGCACCGGCTTCTCAACCTCCGGAGCCACAGCACAGGATGTAGCCCTGCTGCGCGGTGTGGCGGGCTCACGCTGCGGTGTGAAGGCCTCCGGCGGCATCCGCACGCTGGCCGACGCGCGCACCATGCTCGAAGCCGGCGCTAACCGGATCGGCGCCAGCGCGAGCGTGGCCATTGTGCAGGCACTCACAAGCCAGGCAATCTGA
- a CDS encoding GAF domain-containing SpoIIE family protein phosphatase has product MIEEPAPTSAPHEAYEGDYRPSAASSAQTQVRVEPMSTEFLIRLADALNTTLDLQTLLRRTADLVRAVIDYRIFAILLLNDRTHDLRMRFQIGHTPEIERMRIKTGQGVVGQVAQERHAILINDVTQYANYINANPDVRSELAVPLIVKNRLIGVIDIQSEQPNYFSQEHQRLLMLTASRVGQAIENARLYTRVARQAQTLEVLNEISRELTSILDVDALLERVGQLIRRIIDFQMFSVWLVNESDKVLENRYAVRFGERFYPGEKIPLDRGLVGAAMAGRHLVHVSDVRKDKRYHMINPETRSEMAVPLIYKGKVIGVLDIEHTRTHYFNEDHERALSTLAAQIAISIENAQLYQRVMQQEQRLERDLAMAREVQLRLLPPAKPQHEHAEFSARFVPARTIGGDLYDFLPYDANRSAIALGDVSGKAAPAALYAALVSGIMRSEASQYLSPSELLEALNEALQERKVASQYVAMVYALWNDENRTLQIANAGAVQPLFCRSGEVDTIHAEGFPLGMFPGVKYEEFSLATQPGDSLIFFSDGIVDAQNMTGEMFGDERLRTVVMKNHQKTASKIADAILAEVGKFQGGRERFDDETVLVLKVL; this is encoded by the coding sequence GTGATCGAAGAACCGGCACCGACATCTGCTCCCCACGAGGCCTACGAGGGCGATTACCGCCCCAGCGCAGCCTCGTCCGCACAGACCCAGGTGCGTGTCGAGCCGATGTCCACAGAATTCCTGATCCGTCTTGCCGACGCGCTCAACACGACGCTCGACCTCCAGACCCTGCTGCGCCGCACCGCGGACCTTGTCCGCGCAGTCATCGATTACCGCATCTTCGCCATCCTGCTGCTGAACGACCGCACGCACGATCTCCGCATGCGCTTTCAGATCGGTCACACGCCGGAGATCGAGCGCATGCGCATCAAAACCGGCCAGGGTGTCGTCGGGCAGGTCGCGCAGGAACGCCACGCCATCCTGATCAACGACGTCACGCAGTACGCGAATTACATCAACGCAAATCCCGATGTCCGCTCCGAGCTCGCCGTACCGCTGATCGTCAAGAATCGCCTCATCGGCGTCATCGATATTCAGTCCGAGCAGCCGAATTACTTCTCGCAGGAGCACCAGCGGCTGCTGATGCTCACGGCCTCGCGCGTGGGCCAGGCCATCGAAAATGCGCGGCTCTACACACGCGTTGCCCGCCAGGCGCAGACGCTCGAAGTGCTGAACGAAATCAGCCGCGAGCTCACCTCTATCCTCGACGTCGATGCCCTGCTCGAGCGCGTAGGACAGCTGATCCGCCGCATCATTGACTTCCAGATGTTTTCCGTGTGGCTGGTTAACGAAAGCGACAAAGTGCTTGAGAACCGCTACGCGGTGCGCTTCGGCGAGCGCTTCTATCCCGGAGAAAAGATTCCTCTCGACCGCGGACTGGTCGGAGCGGCCATGGCAGGCAGGCATCTCGTACATGTCTCGGACGTGCGCAAAGACAAGCGGTACCACATGATCAATCCCGAGACCCGCTCAGAAATGGCGGTGCCGCTGATCTACAAGGGCAAGGTGATCGGGGTTCTGGACATCGAGCACACCCGCACCCACTACTTCAACGAAGACCACGAGCGGGCGCTCTCGACCCTCGCTGCGCAGATCGCGATCTCCATCGAAAATGCGCAGCTCTATCAGCGCGTCATGCAGCAGGAGCAGCGGCTGGAGCGCGATCTGGCCATGGCGCGCGAGGTGCAGCTGCGCCTGCTGCCGCCGGCCAAGCCGCAGCATGAGCATGCCGAGTTCTCTGCCCGCTTCGTCCCCGCCCGCACCATCGGCGGCGATCTCTATGACTTTCTGCCCTACGATGCAAACCGCAGCGCCATCGCGCTCGGCGATGTAAGCGGCAAAGCCGCACCGGCCGCGCTCTATGCTGCGCTGGTCAGCGGCATCATGCGCAGTGAAGCAAGCCAGTATCTTTCGCCCTCCGAGCTGCTCGAAGCACTCAATGAAGCGCTGCAGGAGCGGAAAGTGGCTTCGCAGTATGTCGCCATGGTCTACGCGCTCTGGAACGACGAAAATCGCACGCTGCAGATAGCCAATGCCGGCGCAGTCCAACCGTTATTCTGTCGCAGCGGCGAGGTCGATACGATCCACGCCGAGGGCTTCCCTCTCGGCATGTTTCCGGGCGTGAAGTACGAAGAGTTCTCGCTCGCAACCCAGCCCGGCGACTCGCTGATCTTCTTCAGCGACGGCATTGTCGATGCGCAGAATATGACAGGCGAGATGTTCGGCGACGAGCGCCTGCGCACTGTGGTCATGAAGAACCACCAGAAAACTGCTTCCAAGATCGCCGATGCCATCCTCGCCGAAGTTGGAAAATTCCAGGGCGGCCGCGAACGCTTCGACGATGAAACCGTACTGGTGCTCAAAGTCCTCTAA
- a CDS encoding S10 family peptidase gives MAKSAPLFAALLGVALTASALAADDSTPAKAPAVTADSSTDGTVTVGGQRIAYTAVAGTLTVGATEEEDAQLGADGNPLAGTQAALDAASDKDAKEKPPVARIFYVAYFKKDVAHPEDRPVTFLYNGGPGSSTVWLHMGSFGPKHVVTATDQHLPAAPYKLVDNEYSLLDTTDLVFIDMPGTGFGRLVGKDKEKAFWGIDEDGHAFARFIARFISKYNRWNSPKYLFGESYGTTRSAVVSNILENEKDIDLNGVILLSQIFNFNADIDAARMNPGIDLPFETGLPTYAATAWYHHKLPSQPAALEPFLKEVEDYAFGEYAHALALGSDLPAAEKQQVAEKLHEYTGLSVAYLLKADLRVSGGGFTKNLQDDDDLTTGRLDTRFSGPSLNPLSEESEYDPQSSAISSAYVALFNDYVRRDLKYGEGQTYLPEADFGSHEWDMKHNGNPIGVNVSGDLATAMKTNPRLKVMVNGGYYDLATPFYAAYYEDKHLPIPQALTSNIEFDWYESGHMVYVNDASLAKLHDRVAAFIRSTEVGNK, from the coding sequence ATGGCGAAATCTGCTCCACTCTTTGCCGCGCTGCTTGGCGTGGCCCTGACTGCCTCCGCTCTCGCTGCTGACGACTCCACACCAGCCAAGGCTCCTGCTGTCACGGCGGACTCCAGCACGGACGGCACTGTGACCGTAGGCGGTCAGCGCATCGCTTACACCGCCGTCGCCGGCACTCTGACGGTCGGCGCAACCGAAGAAGAAGACGCACAGCTGGGCGCGGATGGAAATCCGCTGGCCGGCACGCAGGCCGCTCTCGATGCCGCCTCCGACAAGGACGCGAAGGAGAAGCCTCCGGTGGCGCGCATCTTCTATGTCGCCTATTTCAAGAAGGATGTTGCTCATCCTGAAGATCGCCCGGTCACCTTCCTCTACAACGGTGGTCCCGGCAGCTCGACGGTGTGGCTGCACATGGGATCGTTTGGGCCGAAGCATGTGGTGACAGCGACGGACCAGCATCTGCCCGCAGCTCCCTACAAACTGGTGGACAACGAATACAGTCTGCTCGACACCACAGACCTGGTGTTCATCGATATGCCGGGTACGGGCTTTGGCCGGCTGGTCGGTAAGGATAAGGAGAAGGCGTTCTGGGGCATCGATGAAGACGGCCATGCGTTTGCCCGCTTCATCGCCCGCTTTATCAGCAAGTACAACCGCTGGAATTCGCCGAAGTACCTGTTTGGTGAGAGCTACGGTACTACGCGCTCGGCCGTGGTCTCGAACATTCTCGAGAACGAGAAGGATATTGATCTCAACGGCGTCATCCTGCTCTCGCAGATCTTCAACTTCAATGCGGATATCGATGCTGCCCGCATGAACCCCGGCATCGATCTCCCCTTCGAAACCGGCCTGCCGACCTATGCTGCGACAGCCTGGTATCACCACAAGCTGCCGAGCCAGCCGGCTGCGCTTGAGCCCTTCCTCAAGGAAGTCGAAGACTATGCCTTTGGCGAGTACGCGCATGCCCTGGCGTTGGGTTCCGATCTGCCTGCGGCGGAAAAGCAGCAGGTAGCGGAGAAGCTGCATGAGTACACCGGACTTTCCGTGGCCTATCTGCTCAAGGCCGATCTGCGGGTGAGCGGCGGCGGCTTCACGAAGAACCTCCAGGACGATGATGACCTGACGACGGGCCGCCTTGATACACGCTTCTCCGGGCCTTCTCTGAATCCTCTGAGCGAAGAGTCGGAGTATGATCCGCAGAGCTCGGCGATCTCCTCGGCTTACGTTGCGCTCTTCAACGACTATGTGCGCCGCGATCTGAAGTATGGCGAGGGCCAGACCTATCTGCCTGAGGCCGACTTCGGCAGCCACGAGTGGGATATGAAGCACAACGGCAATCCGATCGGTGTGAATGTGAGCGGCGATCTGGCCACGGCGATGAAGACCAATCCGCGGCTTAAGGTCATGGTCAACGGCGGCTACTACGATCTGGCCACGCCGTTCTACGCGGCCTACTATGAGGACAAGCATCTGCCGATCCCGCAGGCACTTACTTCGAACATCGAGTTCGACTGGTATGAATCGGGCCACATGGTGTACGTGAACGATGCGTCTCTCGCCAAGCTGCACGATCGCGTGGCTGCCTTCATCCGCAGCACGGAAGTCGGAAACAAGTAA
- a CDS encoding DinB family protein, with amino-acid sequence MPEVSSVADAVLRDQLLELLRGGSAHADFDTCVSGLAPEFYTRRPEGAPHHAWQLLEHIRFTLHDLLIFCTDPKYVAPNWPDDYWPGEGVVPTEEAWQDSVKAVKTLLAGFEAMVRDPERDLGAKIPWGDGQTYLREVLLAADHNSYHLGQLALIRKQLGAWHD; translated from the coding sequence ATGCCGGAAGTATCTTCCGTCGCGGATGCGGTGTTGCGCGATCAATTGCTGGAACTGCTGCGCGGAGGCAGCGCGCATGCAGACTTCGACACCTGCGTGAGTGGTCTTGCCCCCGAGTTTTATACCCGCCGGCCTGAGGGCGCACCTCATCATGCATGGCAGTTGCTGGAGCATATCCGGTTTACGCTGCATGATCTGCTGATCTTCTGTACCGATCCGAAATATGTCGCTCCCAACTGGCCGGACGATTACTGGCCCGGTGAAGGCGTTGTTCCTACGGAAGAGGCGTGGCAGGACTCGGTGAAGGCGGTGAAGACGCTCCTGGCCGGGTTCGAGGCCATGGTTCGCGATCCGGAGAGGGATCTCGGCGCCAAGATTCCCTGGGGCGACGGGCAGACGTATTTGCGCGAGGTTTTGCTGGCAGCTGATCACAATAGCTACCACCTCGGCCAGCTGGCGCTGATCCGCAAGCAGCTCGGCGCCTGGCACGATTAG
- the murA gene encoding UDP-N-acetylglucosamine 1-carboxyvinyltransferase gives MDKFVIRGGNPLLGTIRVSGAKNSALPCMAAAILTEEEVVLENIPQVQDIETERKLLVSMGAEVELGYGRAQHRTSISCRLLSDPVAKYEIVKTMRASSLVLGPLVARTGMARVAMPGGCAIGGRPIDLHIKGLETMGAKISYEHGYIEARAERLKGAHIHFDKITVTGTEDLLMAAVLAEGETVLENCAREPEVTDLAALLTAMGAKIEGAGTSVIKVQGVDKLHGAKHRINPDRIEAGTFLIAGAISGGDLCVSSCNPAHLGAVISKLEECGARIELIGKDSIRVRSEGNLRAADMSTEEYPGFPTDMQAQYMTLATQAEGTSVVVENIFENRYMHVQELIRMGANIKVDGRTATIRGKSPLSSAAVMCSDLRASASLVLAALVADGESILDRVYHIDRGYEHIEEKLRGVGAQIRRMGNVFNSKRDAVAV, from the coding sequence ATGGATAAATTTGTCATTCGCGGCGGCAATCCGCTGCTCGGTACGATCCGCGTCAGCGGTGCGAAGAACTCGGCTCTCCCCTGTATGGCTGCTGCCATCCTCACCGAAGAAGAGGTTGTGCTCGAGAATATTCCGCAGGTCCAGGATATTGAGACCGAGCGCAAGCTGCTGGTTTCCATGGGCGCCGAAGTCGAGCTTGGCTATGGCCGCGCTCAACATCGCACCAGCATCAGCTGCCGCCTGCTTTCCGACCCGGTGGCCAAGTACGAGATCGTCAAGACAATGCGCGCCTCCTCACTGGTGCTTGGGCCGCTGGTCGCCCGCACGGGTATGGCCCGCGTGGCGATGCCCGGCGGTTGTGCCATTGGCGGACGCCCGATCGACCTGCACATCAAGGGTCTGGAGACGATGGGCGCGAAGATCAGCTACGAGCACGGCTATATTGAGGCCCGTGCCGAGCGGCTCAAGGGCGCACACATTCACTTTGACAAGATCACAGTGACCGGCACCGAAGACCTGCTGATGGCCGCGGTGCTGGCCGAGGGCGAGACGGTGCTGGAGAACTGCGCCCGCGAGCCTGAGGTCACCGATCTGGCAGCGCTGCTGACGGCCATGGGCGCGAAGATCGAAGGCGCGGGCACGTCGGTCATCAAGGTGCAAGGCGTTGACAAGCTGCACGGCGCGAAGCATCGCATCAACCCGGACCGCATTGAAGCCGGAACCTTCCTGATTGCCGGGGCCATCTCGGGTGGCGATCTCTGCGTTTCAAGCTGCAACCCGGCGCATCTTGGCGCGGTGATCTCCAAGCTGGAAGAGTGCGGGGCGCGCATCGAGCTGATCGGCAAGGATTCGATCCGCGTGCGCAGCGAAGGCAATCTGAGGGCTGCGGATATGTCCACCGAGGAGTATCCCGGCTTCCCGACGGACATGCAGGCGCAGTACATGACGCTGGCGACGCAGGCCGAGGGCACTTCGGTCGTAGTTGAGAACATCTTCGAAAACCGCTACATGCACGTGCAGGAACTGATCCGCATGGGAGCGAACATCAAGGTCGACGGCCGCACGGCTACCATTCGCGGCAAGTCTCCGCTGTCCTCAGCCGCGGTGATGTGCTCCGATCTTCGCGCTTCCGCTTCGCTGGTGCTGGCGGCGCTGGTGGCAGATGGGGAATCGATCCTCGATCGCGTGTATCACATCGATCGCGGATACGAGCACATCGAGGAGAAGCTGCGCGGCGTCGGTGCGCAGATTCGCCGCATGGGCAATGTCTTCAACAGCAAGCGCGATGCGGTTGCTGTCTAG